The following are from one region of the Paenibacillus sp. KS-LC4 genome:
- a CDS encoding helix-turn-helix transcriptional regulator translates to MENHQLAQRVRAFRKLKGYTQQELAKVLGVSVAVLGSLERGTRKADAKLLLHISNTLGISYEELTNSGSNGAV, encoded by the coding sequence ATGGAAAATCATCAATTGGCACAGCGAGTCCGGGCATTTCGTAAGCTAAAGGGCTACACACAACAGGAATTAGCAAAAGTACTTGGCGTTTCGGTAGCGGTATTAGGCTCCCTTGAGCGCGGTACACGCAAGGCGGACGCCAAGTTATTGCTTCATATATCAAACACCCTTGGCATTAGCTATGAAGAGTTGACGAATTCGGGTTCGAACGGAGCCGTGTAA
- the dusB gene encoding tRNA dihydrouridine synthase DusB, with the protein MLKIGEIEMKNRVVLAPMAGVCNPAFRLIAKEFGTGLVCAEMVSDKAILHGNKRTMEMLFVDEREKPLSLQIVGGDRESLVEAAKVVDKQTNADIIDINMGCPVPKVTNCDAGARWLLDPNKIYEMVSAVVEAVDKPVTVKMRIGWDDEHIYAVENARAVERAGGKAVSVHGRTREQQYTGVANWDIIREVKQAVSIPVIGNGDVFSPEDAKRLLEHTGCDGVMIGRGALGNPWMLYRTIQYLTNGELLPDPKPREKLLVATLHLDRLIDLKGEAVAVREMRKHLAWYLKGLPGGARVKDVIMEETGRDRMVGILERYVLSLEEQGLAAASL; encoded by the coding sequence ATGCTGAAAATCGGAGAAATCGAGATGAAGAATAGAGTTGTGCTTGCACCGATGGCCGGCGTGTGTAATCCCGCTTTCCGTCTAATTGCAAAGGAATTTGGAACAGGCCTTGTATGCGCGGAGATGGTGAGCGACAAGGCGATTTTGCACGGCAATAAGCGGACGATGGAAATGCTGTTCGTGGACGAGCGCGAGAAGCCGCTGAGCTTGCAAATTGTTGGCGGTGACCGTGAATCGCTGGTCGAGGCGGCGAAGGTCGTGGATAAGCAAACCAATGCTGATATTATTGATATTAATATGGGCTGCCCGGTTCCAAAAGTAACAAATTGCGATGCTGGAGCACGTTGGCTCCTTGACCCGAACAAAATTTACGAAATGGTTTCTGCCGTAGTGGAAGCTGTGGATAAGCCAGTAACGGTGAAAATGCGTATCGGCTGGGATGACGAGCATATTTATGCGGTGGAAAATGCGCGCGCCGTTGAGCGTGCTGGCGGCAAGGCGGTCAGCGTTCATGGTCGTACGCGCGAGCAGCAGTACACAGGCGTAGCGAATTGGGACATCATTCGCGAGGTGAAGCAGGCGGTGTCGATTCCGGTAATCGGCAACGGGGATGTTTTTTCACCTGAAGATGCCAAGCGCTTGCTGGAGCATACGGGCTGTGACGGCGTCATGATCGGACGCGGTGCGCTTGGAAACCCTTGGATGCTCTACCGAACCATTCAGTATTTGACGAATGGCGAGCTGTTGCCCGATCCGAAGCCGCGTGAGAAGCTGCTGGTCGCTACCTTGCATTTGGATCGTCTCATTGATCTAAAAGGAGAAGCGGTTGCCGTACGGGAAATGCGAAAGCATTTGGCTTGGTATTTGAAAGGCTTGCCGGGCGGTGCGCGCGTCAAGGATGTTATTATGGAAGAAACCGGCCGTGACCGGATGGTGGGCATTTTGGAGCGATATGTGCTGTCGCTTGAAGAGCAGGGTCTTGCTGCTGCGAGCCTGTAG
- the greA gene encoding transcription elongation factor GreA has protein sequence MSDKEIILTQEGLRKLEDELEMLKSVKRREVAERIKIAIGYGDISENSEYEDAKNEQAFIEGRIITLEKMLRNARIINSDEIDTDVVSIGSTVTVEDLEFGDKMEYAIVGSAESDPLNNKISNESPVGRAILGKKEGTVVDVSVPAGVIQYRIIDIKK, from the coding sequence ATGAGCGATAAAGAGATCATTCTGACTCAGGAAGGTTTGAGAAAGCTTGAGGACGAACTGGAGATGCTGAAATCGGTCAAGCGTCGCGAGGTAGCTGAGCGGATCAAGATCGCGATTGGCTACGGCGATATTAGCGAAAACTCCGAGTATGAAGATGCTAAAAATGAGCAGGCCTTCATCGAAGGTCGGATCATCACGTTGGAGAAGATGCTCCGCAACGCTCGGATCATCAATAGCGATGAAATTGATACGGACGTGGTCAGCATCGGCTCCACGGTAACCGTAGAAGATTTAGAATTTGGCGATAAAATGGAATATGCGATTGTCGGTTCTGCTGAATCGGACCCGCTTAACAATAAGATTTCCAATGAGAGCCCTGTTGGCAGAGCGATTTTGGGTAAAAAGGAAGGCACGGTCGTTGATGTCAGCGTACCTGCCGGCGTTATACAGTATAGAATCATTGATATTAAAAAATAA
- the lysS gene encoding lysine--tRNA ligase, with product MEHQNTETGHEQEQELSELLQIRRDKLDELRGLGIDPFGSKFERSHNAKDIVSAYESFTKEELEEKAVQVSIAGRIMQKRGMGKASFAHIQDLSGKIQIYARKDTVEENQFAAFTLLDIGDIIGVKGTVFKTNTGEVSVKALEVLVLTKSLLPLPDKFHGLKDVELRYRQRYVDLIVNPDVQQTFISRSRIIQSMRRYLDGQNYLEVETPTLHTIPGGASARPFITHHNALDMQLYMRIAIELHLKRLIVGGMEKVYEIGRVYRNEGMSTRHNPEFTMLELYEAYADYKDIMALTENMIAHIAQDVLGTTKIMYQGQEVDLTPQWRRISMVDLVKEIKGVDFSVQMTDEEAHAIAKEHNVKVEPHMTFGHIVNAFFEEFCEHTLIQPTFVTGHPVAISPLAKKSPVDPRFTDRFELFIVAREHANAFTELNDPIDQRERFEAQLLEKEQGNDEAHEMDDDFIRALEYGLPPTGGLGIGIDRLVMLLTDAPSIRDVLLFPHMRNLAGE from the coding sequence TTGGAACATCAGAACACCGAGACAGGTCATGAACAAGAACAAGAGCTAAGCGAGCTGCTGCAAATCCGTCGTGACAAACTGGACGAGCTGAGAGGACTCGGCATTGATCCATTCGGCAGCAAATTCGAGCGTTCGCATAATGCGAAGGACATCGTGAGCGCTTATGAATCGTTTACGAAGGAAGAGCTGGAGGAGAAAGCTGTACAGGTAAGCATTGCGGGCCGGATTATGCAGAAGCGCGGCATGGGGAAAGCGAGCTTTGCCCACATTCAGGATCTAAGCGGCAAAATTCAAATTTATGCGCGCAAGGATACGGTTGAGGAAAATCAATTCGCAGCGTTCACCCTGCTTGATATCGGCGATATCATTGGCGTGAAGGGAACGGTATTCAAGACGAATACTGGCGAAGTGTCTGTAAAAGCGCTGGAAGTGCTCGTACTTACGAAATCGCTTCTGCCTTTACCGGACAAGTTCCATGGACTGAAGGATGTCGAGCTGCGTTACCGCCAGCGTTATGTTGATCTAATTGTGAATCCTGATGTTCAACAGACGTTCATCTCCCGTTCCCGAATTATCCAATCTATGAGACGGTATCTGGATGGCCAGAACTATCTGGAAGTGGAAACACCGACGCTGCACACCATCCCAGGCGGAGCATCTGCACGCCCTTTCATCACGCATCATAATGCGCTTGATATGCAGCTGTACATGCGTATTGCGATTGAGCTGCATTTGAAACGCCTCATTGTTGGCGGCATGGAGAAGGTTTACGAGATTGGTCGCGTTTATCGGAACGAAGGCATGTCGACACGCCATAATCCAGAGTTTACGATGCTGGAGCTGTATGAGGCTTACGCTGACTACAAGGACATTATGGCATTGACTGAAAACATGATCGCGCATATCGCGCAGGATGTGCTCGGCACAACCAAAATCATGTACCAAGGCCAAGAGGTCGACCTGACGCCGCAATGGCGCCGTATTTCAATGGTTGATCTCGTTAAGGAAATCAAAGGCGTTGATTTCAGCGTTCAAATGACGGATGAAGAAGCGCATGCCATTGCGAAGGAGCACAACGTCAAAGTTGAGCCGCATATGACGTTTGGTCATATTGTGAATGCATTCTTTGAAGAGTTTTGCGAGCATACGCTCATTCAGCCGACCTTCGTTACAGGGCATCCGGTTGCGATTTCGCCGCTGGCGAAGAAAAGCCCGGTTGATCCGCGCTTTACCGATCGCTTTGAATTGTTTATCGTGGCGCGCGAGCATGCCAACGCGTTCACAGAGCTGAACGATCCAATTGATCAGCGCGAACGCTTTGAAGCGCAGCTGCTGGAGAAGGAGCAAGGCAATGACGAGGCGCATGAGATGGATGATGATTTCATCCGCGCGCTTGAGTATGGCTTGCCGCCAACTGGCGGACTAGGAATCGGCATCGACCGTCTGGTCATGCTGTTGACCGATGCACCTTCCATCCGCGACGTGCTGCTGTTCCCGCATATGCGCAATCTGGCAGGCGAATAG